In the Pseudoliparis swirei isolate HS2019 ecotype Mariana Trench chromosome 19, NWPU_hadal_v1, whole genome shotgun sequence genome, one interval contains:
- the stx3b gene encoding syntaxin 3b isoform X3, whose amino-acid sequence MKDRLEQLKATCNQDDEEVEISMDNAAFMDEFFCQIEDIRSSIDKIDENVAEVKKLFSVILSAPTSDQKTQDDLAAITNDIKKMANNARNKLKTIERNLESEEQERVSADIRIRKSQHAVLSRKFVEVMTKYNEAQVDFRERSKGRIKRQLEITGKATTDAELEEMLESGNSAVFTAGIVDAGVSKQALSEIEARHKDIVRLESSIKELHDMFVDIAMLVESQGGMIERIESNMDQSVGFVERAVADTKKAAKFQQEARRKMIVIVVVCAVDVLIFLIVILTQTRSQDCGFYHQLLIIHSILYSVSCAVKEKTDTDGSIWITCLTFLLKNKCCILSMDQKEDRRDSGILKDLFIQSDPSFPFGSFEFRRRLGQFEDALLQMRT is encoded by the exons ATGAAGGACCGATTGGAGCAACTAAAAGCG ACGTGTAATCAAGATGACGAGGAGGTGGAGATTTCTATGGACAACGCGGCCTTCATGGACGAATTCTTCTGTCAG ATTGAGGACATCAGGAGCAGTATTGATAAAATTGATGAGAATgtggctgaagtcaaaaagctttTCTCCGTCATCCTGTCTGCTCCCACGTCAGATCAGA aaACCCAGGATGACTTGGCGGCAATCACCAACGACATAAAGAAGATGGCTAACAATGCAAGAAACAAACTCAAGA CCATCGAGAGGAATCTGGAgtcagaggagcaggagagggtgTCGGCTGATATACGGATACGTAAATCGCAG CATGCAGTCCTGTCCAGGAAGTTTGTGGAGGTGATGACAAAGTATAATGAAGCTCAGGTGGACTTCAGGGAGAGGAGTAAAGGACGTATTAAGAGACAACTCGAGATCA CTGGAAAAGCAACAACAGATGCTGAACTTGAAGAGATGTTGGAAAGTGGCAATTCAGCTGTGTTTACGGCAGGG ATTGTGGACGCCGGGGTCTCAAAACAAGCTCTAAGTGAGATCGAAGCCCGACACAAAGACATTGTCCGTCTGGAAAGTAGCATCAAGGAGCTGCACGATATGTTTGTAGACATCGCCATGCTTGTGGAGAGCCAG GGCGGGATGATTGAGAGGATTGAGAGCAACATGGACCAGTCAGTGGGCTTTGTGGAGCGGGCCGTAGCGGACACAAAGAAAGCTGCAAAGTTTCAGCAAGAGGCTCGGCGT AAGATGATCGTTATTGTTGTAGTCTGTGCTGTGGATgttctcatcttcctcatcgTCATCCTCACCCAGACACGATCCCAGGACTGCGGTTTTTATCATCAGTTATTAATCATCCACTCCATCTTATACTCCGTCAGCTGCGCCGTCAAAGAAAAGACTGATACTGATGGCTCCATATGGATAACGTGTTTAACTTTTTTGTTGAAGAATAAGTGTTGCATTTTATCTATGGATCAGAAAGAAGACCGCCGAGACTCTGGGATATTAAAAGACCTTTTTATTCAATCTGACCCGTCCTTCCCGTTCGGTTCGTTTGAGTTCCGCAGGAGGCTCGGACAGTTTGAGGATGCTCTGCTGcaaatgaggacatga
- the stx3b gene encoding syntaxin 3b isoform X1, with product MKDRLEQLKATCNQDDEEVEISMDNAAFMDEFFCQIEDIRSSIDKIDENVAEVKKLFSVILSAPTSDQKTQDDLAAITNDIKKMANNARNKLKTIERNLESEEQERVSADIRIRKSQHAVLSRKFVEVMTKYNEAQVDFRERSKGRIKRQLEITGKATTDAELEEMLESGNSAVFTAGIVDAGVSKQALSEIEARHKDIVRLESSIKELHDMFVDIAMLVESQGDIVDNIEQNISKSVDHITVAKEQTKKAVRHRTKARKGGMIERIESNMDQSVGFVERAVADTKKAAKFQQEARRKMIVIVVVCAVDVLIFLIVILTQTRSQDCGFYHQLLIIHSILYSVSCAVKEKTDTDGSIWITCLTFLLKNKCCILSMDQKEDRRDSGILKDLFIQSDPSFPFGSFEFRRRLGQFEDALLQMRT from the exons ATGAAGGACCGATTGGAGCAACTAAAAGCG ACGTGTAATCAAGATGACGAGGAGGTGGAGATTTCTATGGACAACGCGGCCTTCATGGACGAATTCTTCTGTCAG ATTGAGGACATCAGGAGCAGTATTGATAAAATTGATGAGAATgtggctgaagtcaaaaagctttTCTCCGTCATCCTGTCTGCTCCCACGTCAGATCAGA aaACCCAGGATGACTTGGCGGCAATCACCAACGACATAAAGAAGATGGCTAACAATGCAAGAAACAAACTCAAGA CCATCGAGAGGAATCTGGAgtcagaggagcaggagagggtgTCGGCTGATATACGGATACGTAAATCGCAG CATGCAGTCCTGTCCAGGAAGTTTGTGGAGGTGATGACAAAGTATAATGAAGCTCAGGTGGACTTCAGGGAGAGGAGTAAAGGACGTATTAAGAGACAACTCGAGATCA CTGGAAAAGCAACAACAGATGCTGAACTTGAAGAGATGTTGGAAAGTGGCAATTCAGCTGTGTTTACGGCAGGG ATTGTGGACGCCGGGGTCTCAAAACAAGCTCTAAGTGAGATCGAAGCCCGACACAAAGACATTGTCCGTCTGGAAAGTAGCATCAAGGAGCTGCACGATATGTTTGTAGACATCGCCATGCTTGTGGAGAGCCAG GGTGACATAGTTGACAACATTGAGCAGAATATATCCAAGTCAGTGGACCATATCACAGTGGCTAAGGAACAGACCAAAAAAGCTGTAAGGCATCGGACCAAAGCCCGCAAG GGCGGGATGATTGAGAGGATTGAGAGCAACATGGACCAGTCAGTGGGCTTTGTGGAGCGGGCCGTAGCGGACACAAAGAAAGCTGCAAAGTTTCAGCAAGAGGCTCGGCGT AAGATGATCGTTATTGTTGTAGTCTGTGCTGTGGATgttctcatcttcctcatcgTCATCCTCACCCAGACACGATCCCAGGACTGCGGTTTTTATCATCAGTTATTAATCATCCACTCCATCTTATACTCCGTCAGCTGCGCCGTCAAAGAAAAGACTGATACTGATGGCTCCATATGGATAACGTGTTTAACTTTTTTGTTGAAGAATAAGTGTTGCATTTTATCTATGGATCAGAAAGAAGACCGCCGAGACTCTGGGATATTAAAAGACCTTTTTATTCAATCTGACCCGTCCTTCCCGTTCGGTTCGTTTGAGTTCCGCAGGAGGCTCGGACAGTTTGAGGATGCTCTGCTGcaaatgaggacatga
- the stx3b gene encoding syntaxin 3b isoform X8: MKDRLEQLKATCNQDDEEVEISMDNAAFMDEFFCQIEDIRSSIDKIDENVAEVKKLFSVILSAPTSDQKTQDDLAAITNDIKKMANNARNKLKTIERNLESEEQERVSADIRIRKSQHAVLSRKFVEVMTKYNEAQVDFRERSKGRIKRQLEITGKATTDAELEEMLESGNSAVFTAGIVDAGVSKQALSEIEARHKDIVRLESSIKELHDMFVDIAMLVESQGGMIERIESNMDQSVGFVERAVADTKKAAKFQQEARRKKMMITLCCTIIGIVGFSCLYSFFS, translated from the exons ATGAAGGACCGATTGGAGCAACTAAAAGCG ACGTGTAATCAAGATGACGAGGAGGTGGAGATTTCTATGGACAACGCGGCCTTCATGGACGAATTCTTCTGTCAG ATTGAGGACATCAGGAGCAGTATTGATAAAATTGATGAGAATgtggctgaagtcaaaaagctttTCTCCGTCATCCTGTCTGCTCCCACGTCAGATCAGA aaACCCAGGATGACTTGGCGGCAATCACCAACGACATAAAGAAGATGGCTAACAATGCAAGAAACAAACTCAAGA CCATCGAGAGGAATCTGGAgtcagaggagcaggagagggtgTCGGCTGATATACGGATACGTAAATCGCAG CATGCAGTCCTGTCCAGGAAGTTTGTGGAGGTGATGACAAAGTATAATGAAGCTCAGGTGGACTTCAGGGAGAGGAGTAAAGGACGTATTAAGAGACAACTCGAGATCA CTGGAAAAGCAACAACAGATGCTGAACTTGAAGAGATGTTGGAAAGTGGCAATTCAGCTGTGTTTACGGCAGGG ATTGTGGACGCCGGGGTCTCAAAACAAGCTCTAAGTGAGATCGAAGCCCGACACAAAGACATTGTCCGTCTGGAAAGTAGCATCAAGGAGCTGCACGATATGTTTGTAGACATCGCCATGCTTGTGGAGAGCCAG GGCGGGATGATTGAGAGGATTGAGAGCAACATGGACCAGTCAGTGGGCTTTGTGGAGCGGGCCGTAGCGGACACAAAGAAAGCTGCAAAGTTTCAGCAAGAGGCTCGGCGT AAAAAGATGATGATTACATTGTGCTGTACCATCATTGGAATCGTTGGATTCTCCTGTCTCTACAGCTTCTTTTCATAA
- the stx3b gene encoding syntaxin 3b isoform X2: protein MKDRLEQLKATCNQDDEEVEISMDNAAFMDEFFCQIEDIRSSIDKIDENVAEVKKLFSVILSAPTSDQKTQDDLAAITNDIKKMANNARNKLKTIERNLESEEQERVSADIRIRKSQHAVLSRKFVEVMTKYNEAQVDFRERSKGRIKRQLEITGKATTDAELEEMLESGNSAVFTAGIVDAGVSKQALSEIEARHKDIVRLESSIKELHDMFVDIAMLVESQGDIVDNIEQNISKSVDHITVAKEQTKKAVRHRTKARKKMIVIVVVCAVDVLIFLIVILTQTRSQDCGFYHQLLIIHSILYSVSCAVKEKTDTDGSIWITCLTFLLKNKCCILSMDQKEDRRDSGILKDLFIQSDPSFPFGSFEFRRRLGQFEDALLQMRT, encoded by the exons ATGAAGGACCGATTGGAGCAACTAAAAGCG ACGTGTAATCAAGATGACGAGGAGGTGGAGATTTCTATGGACAACGCGGCCTTCATGGACGAATTCTTCTGTCAG ATTGAGGACATCAGGAGCAGTATTGATAAAATTGATGAGAATgtggctgaagtcaaaaagctttTCTCCGTCATCCTGTCTGCTCCCACGTCAGATCAGA aaACCCAGGATGACTTGGCGGCAATCACCAACGACATAAAGAAGATGGCTAACAATGCAAGAAACAAACTCAAGA CCATCGAGAGGAATCTGGAgtcagaggagcaggagagggtgTCGGCTGATATACGGATACGTAAATCGCAG CATGCAGTCCTGTCCAGGAAGTTTGTGGAGGTGATGACAAAGTATAATGAAGCTCAGGTGGACTTCAGGGAGAGGAGTAAAGGACGTATTAAGAGACAACTCGAGATCA CTGGAAAAGCAACAACAGATGCTGAACTTGAAGAGATGTTGGAAAGTGGCAATTCAGCTGTGTTTACGGCAGGG ATTGTGGACGCCGGGGTCTCAAAACAAGCTCTAAGTGAGATCGAAGCCCGACACAAAGACATTGTCCGTCTGGAAAGTAGCATCAAGGAGCTGCACGATATGTTTGTAGACATCGCCATGCTTGTGGAGAGCCAG GGTGACATAGTTGACAACATTGAGCAGAATATATCCAAGTCAGTGGACCATATCACAGTGGCTAAGGAACAGACCAAAAAAGCTGTAAGGCATCGGACCAAAGCCCGCAAG AAGATGATCGTTATTGTTGTAGTCTGTGCTGTGGATgttctcatcttcctcatcgTCATCCTCACCCAGACACGATCCCAGGACTGCGGTTTTTATCATCAGTTATTAATCATCCACTCCATCTTATACTCCGTCAGCTGCGCCGTCAAAGAAAAGACTGATACTGATGGCTCCATATGGATAACGTGTTTAACTTTTTTGTTGAAGAATAAGTGTTGCATTTTATCTATGGATCAGAAAGAAGACCGCCGAGACTCTGGGATATTAAAAGACCTTTTTATTCAATCTGACCCGTCCTTCCCGTTCGGTTCGTTTGAGTTCCGCAGGAGGCTCGGACAGTTTGAGGATGCTCTGCTGcaaatgaggacatga
- the stx3b gene encoding syntaxin 3b isoform X6 yields the protein MKDRLEQLKATCNQDDEEVEISMDNAAFMDEFFCQIEDIRSSIDKIDENVAEVKKLFSVILSAPTSDQKTQDDLAAITNDIKKMANNARNKLKTIERNLESEEQERVSADIRIRKSQHAVLSRKFVEVMTKYNEAQVDFRERSKGRIKRQLEITGKATTDAELEEMLESGNSAVFTAGIVDAGVSKQALSEIEARHKDIVRLESSIKELHDMFVDIAMLVESQGDIVDNIEQNISKSVDHITVAKEQTKKAVRHRTKARKKMVIIVVVVVVLLALLALIIGLSVGVKS from the exons ATGAAGGACCGATTGGAGCAACTAAAAGCG ACGTGTAATCAAGATGACGAGGAGGTGGAGATTTCTATGGACAACGCGGCCTTCATGGACGAATTCTTCTGTCAG ATTGAGGACATCAGGAGCAGTATTGATAAAATTGATGAGAATgtggctgaagtcaaaaagctttTCTCCGTCATCCTGTCTGCTCCCACGTCAGATCAGA aaACCCAGGATGACTTGGCGGCAATCACCAACGACATAAAGAAGATGGCTAACAATGCAAGAAACAAACTCAAGA CCATCGAGAGGAATCTGGAgtcagaggagcaggagagggtgTCGGCTGATATACGGATACGTAAATCGCAG CATGCAGTCCTGTCCAGGAAGTTTGTGGAGGTGATGACAAAGTATAATGAAGCTCAGGTGGACTTCAGGGAGAGGAGTAAAGGACGTATTAAGAGACAACTCGAGATCA CTGGAAAAGCAACAACAGATGCTGAACTTGAAGAGATGTTGGAAAGTGGCAATTCAGCTGTGTTTACGGCAGGG ATTGTGGACGCCGGGGTCTCAAAACAAGCTCTAAGTGAGATCGAAGCCCGACACAAAGACATTGTCCGTCTGGAAAGTAGCATCAAGGAGCTGCACGATATGTTTGTAGACATCGCCATGCTTGTGGAGAGCCAG GGTGACATAGTTGACAACATTGAGCAGAATATATCCAAGTCAGTGGACCATATCACAGTGGCTAAGGAACAGACCAAAAAAGCTGTAAGGCATCGGACCAAAGCCCGCAAG AAAATGGTGATAAtagtggtggttgtggtggtctTGCTGGCCTTACTAGCTCTCATAATCGGGTTGTCTGTGGGAGTGAAGAGCTGA
- the stx3b gene encoding syntaxin 3b isoform X5: MKDRLEQLKATCNQDDEEVEISMDNAAFMDEFFCQIEDIRSSIDKIDENVAEVKKLFSVILSAPTSDQKTQDDLAAITNDIKKMANNARNKLKTIERNLESEEQERVSADIRIRKSQHAVLSRKFVEVMTKYNEAQVDFRERSKGRIKRQLEITGKATTDAELEEMLESGNSAVFTAGIVDAGVSKQALSEIEARHKDIVRLESSIKELHDMFVDIAMLVESQGDIVDNIEQNISKSVDHITVAKEQTKKAVRHRTKARKGGMIERIESNMDQSVGFVERAVADTKKAAKFQQEARRKKMMITLCCTIIGIVGFSCLYSFFS, translated from the exons ATGAAGGACCGATTGGAGCAACTAAAAGCG ACGTGTAATCAAGATGACGAGGAGGTGGAGATTTCTATGGACAACGCGGCCTTCATGGACGAATTCTTCTGTCAG ATTGAGGACATCAGGAGCAGTATTGATAAAATTGATGAGAATgtggctgaagtcaaaaagctttTCTCCGTCATCCTGTCTGCTCCCACGTCAGATCAGA aaACCCAGGATGACTTGGCGGCAATCACCAACGACATAAAGAAGATGGCTAACAATGCAAGAAACAAACTCAAGA CCATCGAGAGGAATCTGGAgtcagaggagcaggagagggtgTCGGCTGATATACGGATACGTAAATCGCAG CATGCAGTCCTGTCCAGGAAGTTTGTGGAGGTGATGACAAAGTATAATGAAGCTCAGGTGGACTTCAGGGAGAGGAGTAAAGGACGTATTAAGAGACAACTCGAGATCA CTGGAAAAGCAACAACAGATGCTGAACTTGAAGAGATGTTGGAAAGTGGCAATTCAGCTGTGTTTACGGCAGGG ATTGTGGACGCCGGGGTCTCAAAACAAGCTCTAAGTGAGATCGAAGCCCGACACAAAGACATTGTCCGTCTGGAAAGTAGCATCAAGGAGCTGCACGATATGTTTGTAGACATCGCCATGCTTGTGGAGAGCCAG GGTGACATAGTTGACAACATTGAGCAGAATATATCCAAGTCAGTGGACCATATCACAGTGGCTAAGGAACAGACCAAAAAAGCTGTAAGGCATCGGACCAAAGCCCGCAAG GGCGGGATGATTGAGAGGATTGAGAGCAACATGGACCAGTCAGTGGGCTTTGTGGAGCGGGCCGTAGCGGACACAAAGAAAGCTGCAAAGTTTCAGCAAGAGGCTCGGCGT AAAAAGATGATGATTACATTGTGCTGTACCATCATTGGAATCGTTGGATTCTCCTGTCTCTACAGCTTCTTTTCATAA
- the stx3b gene encoding syntaxin 3b isoform X7, translating into MKDRLEQLKATCNQDDEEVEISMDNAAFMDEFFCQIEDIRSSIDKIDENVAEVKKLFSVILSAPTSDQKTQDDLAAITNDIKKMANNARNKLKTIERNLESEEQERVSADIRIRKSQHAVLSRKFVEVMTKYNEAQVDFRERSKGRIKRQLEITGKATTDAELEEMLESGNSAVFTAGIVDAGVSKQALSEIEARHKDIVRLESSIKELHDMFVDIAMLVESQGGMIERIESNMDQSVGFVERAVADTKKAAKFQQEARRKMVIIVVVVVVLLALLALIIGLSVGVKS; encoded by the exons ATGAAGGACCGATTGGAGCAACTAAAAGCG ACGTGTAATCAAGATGACGAGGAGGTGGAGATTTCTATGGACAACGCGGCCTTCATGGACGAATTCTTCTGTCAG ATTGAGGACATCAGGAGCAGTATTGATAAAATTGATGAGAATgtggctgaagtcaaaaagctttTCTCCGTCATCCTGTCTGCTCCCACGTCAGATCAGA aaACCCAGGATGACTTGGCGGCAATCACCAACGACATAAAGAAGATGGCTAACAATGCAAGAAACAAACTCAAGA CCATCGAGAGGAATCTGGAgtcagaggagcaggagagggtgTCGGCTGATATACGGATACGTAAATCGCAG CATGCAGTCCTGTCCAGGAAGTTTGTGGAGGTGATGACAAAGTATAATGAAGCTCAGGTGGACTTCAGGGAGAGGAGTAAAGGACGTATTAAGAGACAACTCGAGATCA CTGGAAAAGCAACAACAGATGCTGAACTTGAAGAGATGTTGGAAAGTGGCAATTCAGCTGTGTTTACGGCAGGG ATTGTGGACGCCGGGGTCTCAAAACAAGCTCTAAGTGAGATCGAAGCCCGACACAAAGACATTGTCCGTCTGGAAAGTAGCATCAAGGAGCTGCACGATATGTTTGTAGACATCGCCATGCTTGTGGAGAGCCAG GGCGGGATGATTGAGAGGATTGAGAGCAACATGGACCAGTCAGTGGGCTTTGTGGAGCGGGCCGTAGCGGACACAAAGAAAGCTGCAAAGTTTCAGCAAGAGGCTCGGCGT AAAATGGTGATAAtagtggtggttgtggtggtctTGCTGGCCTTACTAGCTCTCATAATCGGGTTGTCTGTGGGAGTGAAGAGCTGA
- the stx3b gene encoding syntaxin 3b isoform X4, whose amino-acid sequence MKDRLEQLKATCNQDDEEVEISMDNAAFMDEFFCQIEDIRSSIDKIDENVAEVKKLFSVILSAPTSDQKTQDDLAAITNDIKKMANNARNKLKTIERNLESEEQERVSADIRIRKSQHAVLSRKFVEVMTKYNEAQVDFRERSKGRIKRQLEITGKATTDAELEEMLESGNSAVFTAGIVDAGVSKQALSEIEARHKDIVRLESSIKELHDMFVDIAMLVESQGDIVDNIEQNISKSVDHITVAKEQTKKAVRHRTKARKGGMIERIESNMDQSVGFVERAVADTKKAAKFQQEARRKMVIIVVVVVVLLALLALIIGLSVGVKS is encoded by the exons ATGAAGGACCGATTGGAGCAACTAAAAGCG ACGTGTAATCAAGATGACGAGGAGGTGGAGATTTCTATGGACAACGCGGCCTTCATGGACGAATTCTTCTGTCAG ATTGAGGACATCAGGAGCAGTATTGATAAAATTGATGAGAATgtggctgaagtcaaaaagctttTCTCCGTCATCCTGTCTGCTCCCACGTCAGATCAGA aaACCCAGGATGACTTGGCGGCAATCACCAACGACATAAAGAAGATGGCTAACAATGCAAGAAACAAACTCAAGA CCATCGAGAGGAATCTGGAgtcagaggagcaggagagggtgTCGGCTGATATACGGATACGTAAATCGCAG CATGCAGTCCTGTCCAGGAAGTTTGTGGAGGTGATGACAAAGTATAATGAAGCTCAGGTGGACTTCAGGGAGAGGAGTAAAGGACGTATTAAGAGACAACTCGAGATCA CTGGAAAAGCAACAACAGATGCTGAACTTGAAGAGATGTTGGAAAGTGGCAATTCAGCTGTGTTTACGGCAGGG ATTGTGGACGCCGGGGTCTCAAAACAAGCTCTAAGTGAGATCGAAGCCCGACACAAAGACATTGTCCGTCTGGAAAGTAGCATCAAGGAGCTGCACGATATGTTTGTAGACATCGCCATGCTTGTGGAGAGCCAG GGTGACATAGTTGACAACATTGAGCAGAATATATCCAAGTCAGTGGACCATATCACAGTGGCTAAGGAACAGACCAAAAAAGCTGTAAGGCATCGGACCAAAGCCCGCAAG GGCGGGATGATTGAGAGGATTGAGAGCAACATGGACCAGTCAGTGGGCTTTGTGGAGCGGGCCGTAGCGGACACAAAGAAAGCTGCAAAGTTTCAGCAAGAGGCTCGGCGT AAAATGGTGATAAtagtggtggttgtggtggtctTGCTGGCCTTACTAGCTCTCATAATCGGGTTGTCTGTGGGAGTGAAGAGCTGA